The following are encoded together in the Acidobacteriota bacterium genome:
- a CDS encoding iron ABC transporter permease — protein sequence MRIAFAGNRAGFWWYMAAGAVLLLAFAGIGLFRGAVAIDEGDVLAVLARHLLPGERAADPSVDTIVWSLRAPRVVVAAMVGGCLALAGAQMQGLFRNPLASPGIVGTSTGAAAGAVFALTFGLAGTFLLAAPLFAVAGALLSLLIVTRIATRDGYTPVTTLLLAGVALNALLAAFNSWLIARSWEQYEAARRIAYWMMGGVTDRGWVHVGMVLPGMVIGCAMAVWFARDLDLLLEGEEVAASLGVDIEKTKRAVLWSAAILTGSAVAVSGVVGFVGLVVPHLVRLLLGPVHRRLLPAAFLTGAWFVVGADLLARTLVAPEEVFLGVVTAFVGAPFFLFLLVRHESEVAVSR from the coding sequence ATGAGGATCGCCTTCGCCGGGAATCGGGCCGGGTTCTGGTGGTACATGGCCGCCGGTGCGGTGCTGCTCCTGGCGTTCGCCGGCATCGGCCTGTTCCGGGGGGCTGTGGCTATCGACGAAGGCGACGTGCTGGCGGTCCTTGCGCGCCACCTGCTTCCCGGCGAGAGGGCCGCCGACCCGAGCGTGGACACGATCGTCTGGTCGCTTCGGGCGCCCAGGGTGGTCGTGGCGGCGATGGTCGGCGGTTGTCTGGCCCTGGCCGGCGCCCAGATGCAGGGGCTCTTCCGCAATCCCCTGGCGTCGCCCGGGATCGTCGGCACGAGCACCGGCGCCGCCGCCGGCGCGGTCTTCGCCCTGACCTTCGGGTTGGCCGGCACCTTCCTGCTCGCCGCCCCGCTGTTCGCGGTCGCGGGCGCGCTGCTTTCGCTTCTGATCGTCACCCGGATTGCGACCCGTGACGGATACACGCCGGTTACCACCCTGCTGCTGGCCGGCGTCGCCCTGAACGCGCTGCTGGCCGCCTTCAATTCGTGGCTCATCGCCCGTTCCTGGGAGCAGTACGAGGCGGCCCGCCGCATCGCCTACTGGATGATGGGCGGCGTTACCGACCGCGGCTGGGTCCATGTCGGGATGGTGCTGCCTGGGATGGTGATCGGCTGCGCCATGGCGGTCTGGTTCGCGCGCGACCTCGACCTGCTGCTCGAGGGTGAGGAAGTGGCCGCCTCGCTCGGCGTCGACATCGAGAAGACGAAGCGGGCGGTGCTCTGGAGCGCCGCGATCCTCACCGGCAGCGCGGTCGCGGTCAGCGGCGTGGTCGGTTTCGTGGGTCTCGTCGTACCGCACCTCGTGCGCCTCCTGCTGGGCCCGGTGCACCGCCGCCTGCTGCCGGCGGCTTTCCTTACCGGAGCCTGGTTCGTCGTCGGCGCCGACCTCCTGGCGCGGACCCTGGTGGCCCCGGAAGAGGTATTCCTGGGAGTGGTCACCGCCTTCGTCGGCGCCCCGTTCTTCCTGTTCCTGCTGGTTCGCCACGAGAGTGAAGTGGCGGTGTCCCGATGA